The Rattus rattus isolate New Zealand chromosome 1, Rrattus_CSIRO_v1, whole genome shotgun sequence genome includes a region encoding these proteins:
- the LOC116889803 gene encoding jupiter microtubule associated homolog 1-like, whose amino-acid sequence MTTTTTFKGVDPNSRNSSRVLRPPGGGSNFSLGFDEPTEQPVRKNKMASNIFGTPEENPPSWAKSAGAKSSGGREDSESPGTQRSNSSEASSGDFLDLKGESDVHENVDTDFQASLAQVEEKPVPAAPVPSPVAPAPAPSRRNPPGGKSSLVLG is encoded by the coding sequence ATGACCACTACCACCACCTTCAAGGGTGTAGACCCTAACAGCAGGAACAGCTCCCGGGTTTTGCGGCCTCCAGGTGGTGGGTCCAATTTTTCATTAGGTTTTGATGAGCCAACAGAACAGCCTGTGAGGAAGAACAAGATGGCTTCTAACATCTTTGGGACACCTGAAGAAAACCCCCCATCTTGGGCCAAGTCAGCAGGCGCCAAGTCTAGTGGTGGCAGGGAGGATTCGGAGTCGCCTGGAACACAGAGAAGTAACTCTTCTGAAGCAAGCTCTGGAGATTTCTTAGACCTCAAGGGAGAAAGTGATGTGCATGAAAATGTGGACACAgacttccaagccagcctggCGCAGGTGGAAGAGAAGCCGGTGCCCGCTGCTCCTGTGCCCAGCCCCGTGGCTCCGGCCCCAGCGCCATCCAGGAGAAACCCCCCTGGCggcaagtccagcctggtcttgGGTTAG